The following proteins are co-located in the Candidatus Poribacteria bacterium genome:
- a CDS encoding ABC transporter permease, which produces MGLVALYRRLIAVSIRSQMQYRASFLMLSFGTLVTASTEFLAIWALFARFGTIKSWRLPEAALLYGLVNTTFAIADAVSRGFDTFAGMIRMGDLDRVLLRPRSVALQVAGREFQMMRVGRFAQGVAVLAWSWHALGLGPELERIALAGAAVVGGVALFYGLIVVQATLAFWTTEGLEVVNMVTYGGTEVSQYPMHIYGARFRRFFTFVIPLACIAYLPALAIMGKPDPLGSTPTMQTIAPLAGIVFLILAGQAWRFGLRHYRSTGS; this is translated from the coding sequence ATGGGACTCGTCGCGCTGTACCGTCGGCTGATCGCCGTATCCATCCGATCGCAGATGCAGTACCGGGCTTCGTTCCTGATGCTGTCGTTCGGCACGCTGGTCACGGCATCGACCGAGTTCCTGGCGATCTGGGCACTGTTCGCTCGCTTCGGTACGATCAAGTCGTGGCGACTTCCCGAAGCCGCGCTCCTCTATGGTCTGGTGAACACGACCTTCGCCATCGCCGACGCCGTTTCGCGCGGGTTCGACACCTTCGCCGGGATGATCCGCATGGGAGACCTCGACCGGGTTCTCCTGCGACCGCGTAGCGTGGCGCTCCAGGTGGCCGGTCGAGAGTTCCAGATGATGCGCGTGGGGCGATTCGCGCAGGGCGTCGCCGTGCTCGCGTGGTCGTGGCACGCGCTCGGGTTGGGGCCCGAACTGGAGCGGATCGCCCTGGCTGGAGCCGCCGTCGTCGGTGGCGTCGCGCTGTTCTACGGACTCATCGTCGTTCAGGCGACGCTCGCGTTCTGGACCACCGAGGGGTTGGAGGTGGTCAACATGGTCACGTACGGCGGCACCGAGGTTTCTCAGTACCCGATGCACATCTACGGCGCAAGGTTCCGCCGATTCTTCACGTTCGTCATTCCGCTCGCGTGCATCGCGTATCTGCCTGCTCTCGCGATCATGGGAAAACCGGACCCGCTGGGCTCGACGCCGACCATGCAGACCATCGCCCCACTCGCAGGGATCGTCTTCCTGATACTCGCTGGGCAGGCGTGGCGCTTCGGACTGCGCCATTACCGCTCGACGGGCAGTTGA
- a CDS encoding CCA tRNA nucleotidyltransferase yields the protein MTLPPDFTERLFAGGRGRSRLRSLSEWMSERGVPCHIVGGAVRDALLGRATTDFDVVVSPEGLAAAREWASRWRARVATLGEEHQTERVMFGDRLIIDCAAYRATTLELDLLLRDFTVNAIALPLASVVQGNPSSWIDPSGGVLDIATRTLRWTSGRSLDDDPLRMLRAFRLSATHGFRLAPSVLAAVAENRSRIRDSAPERIRDEFFRILGADAATPTLRALDDSRLLDELVPESTVLRGMDGGHGVDAWEHTLEALTCFDDDPIPPILADREREARAYLALNAGQGYRKAAILRYALLLHAVGKPLTRTERAGRVRFPNHYAVGAQTAFDIGKRLTLCNRGCHSSATIIAGLGSLARLSRQPEPSPRVLRAFLHRTEEDWLGVLLVSWAERRAFHGTEATNGELEGASRTMRQVADHYFQRVLPLRERRRLMTGRELMRTFGLSHGRRIGHLLRLVQEAHEDGLVSTREDAIELVRRELGRDPQLPVER from the coding sequence ATGACGCTTCCGCCGGACTTCACGGAGCGCTTGTTCGCCGGGGGGCGCGGTCGGTCGCGGCTGCGGTCGTTGTCCGAGTGGATGTCGGAGCGCGGAGTTCCATGCCACATCGTCGGCGGGGCTGTGCGCGACGCACTCCTCGGCAGGGCGACGACGGACTTCGACGTGGTCGTGTCGCCCGAAGGGCTTGCAGCCGCGCGCGAGTGGGCTTCGCGCTGGCGAGCGCGCGTTGCCACCCTCGGCGAGGAGCACCAGACCGAGCGAGTGATGTTCGGCGACCGGCTGATCATCGACTGCGCCGCATACCGCGCCACGACACTGGAGCTCGATCTGCTGCTCAGAGACTTCACCGTGAACGCCATCGCGCTGCCGCTGGCGAGCGTGGTTCAGGGGAACCCGTCGTCGTGGATCGATCCGAGTGGCGGCGTCCTCGACATCGCCACACGCACGCTCCGATGGACGTCCGGGCGCAGCTTGGACGATGACCCGCTGCGGATGCTGCGCGCGTTCCGCCTGTCCGCAACGCACGGGTTCCGCCTGGCTCCGTCGGTTCTGGCTGCCGTCGCTGAGAACCGGTCACGCATCCGCGACTCCGCGCCTGAGCGTATCCGCGACGAGTTCTTCCGCATTCTGGGCGCGGACGCTGCGACCCCGACGCTCCGGGCGCTGGACGACTCGCGTCTGCTTGATGAGCTCGTGCCCGAGTCGACGGTGCTGCGCGGCATGGACGGAGGGCACGGCGTCGACGCGTGGGAGCACACACTCGAAGCACTGACCTGCTTCGACGATGATCCGATCCCGCCGATACTGGCGGATCGCGAGCGCGAGGCGCGCGCCTACTTGGCGCTGAATGCCGGGCAAGGCTACCGAAAGGCGGCGATCCTGCGGTACGCCCTGCTGCTCCACGCTGTCGGCAAGCCGCTGACGCGCACGGAACGAGCGGGTCGAGTCAGGTTCCCGAACCACTACGCCGTTGGCGCGCAGACGGCGTTCGATATCGGGAAGCGGCTGACGCTATGCAATCGGGGATGTCATTCGTCGGCGACGATCATCGCAGGGCTCGGCTCGTTGGCGAGGCTATCTCGCCAGCCGGAACCATCGCCCCGTGTGTTGCGCGCGTTCCTCCATCGAACCGAGGAGGACTGGTTGGGCGTGCTGCTCGTCTCGTGGGCGGAGCGTCGGGCTTTCCATGGGACCGAGGCGACAAACGGCGAGCTCGAAGGTGCGTCGCGGACGATGCGCCAGGTCGCCGATCACTACTTCCAGCGCGTTCTGCCGTTGCGCGAGCGCCGGCGTCTGATGACGGGCAGGGAACTGATGAGAACCTTCGGGTTGTCGCACGGTCGGCGCATTGGGCATCTGCTTCGCCTGGTGCAGGAGGCGCATGAGGACGGGCTCGTCTCCACGCGCGAGGATGCCATCGAGCTGGTGCGGCGTGAGCTCGGGCGCGACCCTCAACTGCCCGTCGAGCGGTAA
- a CDS encoding asparaginase → MIASQTVPVIAVTRGDLAETIHRGAYVAVDSLGRQVVALGDPELRTYLRSSAKPFQALPVVLSGADKRFELSQRELAIAAGSHSGEPIHVDTVRSMLDKAGVPESALRCGPHLPIEQDAAYALIRRSAVASAVHSNCSGKHAGMLLAAQAGGNALDSYLDYGHPVQQAIQQAVSVLADTSVESLELSRDGCGAPIFALSLARTARLFAHLADPSKAPASMARALATVRDAMMAEPYLVAGKARLDVRLMETFPGKVVVKSGAAGVYGMGLPASGIGIAIKIESGDQTARTATAIQVLRAVAPDQFPEPELAALWDEFCPPILNLRGERIGEVRWLPG, encoded by the coding sequence GTGATCGCGAGTCAGACGGTGCCCGTGATCGCAGTGACCCGAGGCGACCTGGCGGAGACGATCCATCGCGGCGCGTACGTCGCCGTCGACTCGCTCGGCAGGCAAGTCGTTGCTCTCGGGGACCCGGAGCTTCGCACCTACCTGCGGTCGTCCGCCAAGCCCTTCCAAGCGCTGCCGGTGGTGCTCAGCGGAGCCGACAAGCGCTTCGAGCTGTCGCAGCGCGAGCTCGCCATCGCCGCCGGTTCCCACTCAGGGGAGCCGATTCACGTCGACACGGTACGCTCGATGCTCGACAAAGCCGGAGTGCCCGAGTCTGCGCTGCGTTGCGGGCCCCATCTGCCCATCGAGCAAGACGCCGCCTACGCGCTCATTCGTCGGAGCGCCGTGGCTTCCGCCGTCCATTCGAACTGCTCCGGCAAACACGCTGGGATGCTCCTGGCTGCTCAGGCTGGCGGCAACGCGCTGGACTCGTACCTCGACTACGGCCATCCGGTCCAGCAGGCCATTCAGCAAGCCGTCTCCGTCCTGGCGGACACGTCCGTCGAGTCGCTCGAGCTGAGTCGCGACGGGTGCGGCGCGCCCATCTTCGCGCTGTCGCTCGCCCGCACCGCGCGTCTGTTCGCGCATCTCGCCGACCCGTCGAAGGCACCGGCATCGATGGCGCGCGCTCTTGCGACGGTACGTGACGCGATGATGGCGGAGCCCTACCTCGTTGCCGGAAAAGCCCGGCTCGATGTCCGCTTGATGGAGACGTTCCCGGGGAAGGTCGTGGTCAAGTCGGGCGCTGCCGGCGTGTACGGCATGGGTCTGCCCGCCAGCGGCATCGGCATCGCGATCAAGATCGAGAGCGGCGACCAGACGGCTCGGACTGCGACCGCGATCCAAGTCCTTCGAGCCGTTGCCCCGGACCAGTTCCCCGAGCCCGAGCTCGCCGCCCTATGGGACGAGTTCTGTCCCCCGATTCTCAACCTCCGTGGCGAGCGCATCGGCGAAGTGCGCTGGTTGCCGGGGTGA
- a CDS encoding Gfo/Idh/MocA family oxidoreductase has product MDRLKIALIGTGNRGRTVYLPIIRALSDDVELVAVCDERQESVESAGAEYGVPAFTDLETMVAQAKPDVCAVVITPSNNHKVGVPLSEMGVSYVTETPLDTDLTRCDEMIAAAERNGTKIEVAENYYRVPTERIKRSMILAGVFGRVLSAYNDFRGHGYHGVGLIRSYIGLDVAAARVFGFTRSFGVQEHHYRGGTHTNENWQHGVIEFENGSVGVFNFSSLSYGSPLRRYNTSKFFGERGLCIGDEPAILNAEANDRHPIIVKRRTDVVDGEEVLASLTANTSPPVVWENPLRGYKLSDGQLSVASEIMSIVTAVREDTEPEYGYLNGRIDREIDLAMSRSWQSGGQAVELPLSV; this is encoded by the coding sequence ATGGACCGCCTGAAGATCGCCCTCATCGGAACCGGCAACCGCGGCAGAACCGTCTATCTCCCGATCATCCGCGCGCTATCCGACGACGTCGAGTTGGTCGCTGTGTGCGACGAACGGCAGGAGAGCGTCGAGAGCGCCGGAGCGGAATACGGCGTTCCAGCGTTCACCGACCTGGAGACCATGGTGGCGCAGGCGAAGCCCGACGTGTGCGCCGTCGTCATCACGCCAAGCAACAACCACAAGGTGGGCGTACCTCTATCCGAGATGGGCGTCAGCTACGTGACCGAGACGCCGCTCGATACCGACCTGACTCGCTGCGACGAGATGATCGCGGCGGCTGAGCGCAACGGCACAAAGATCGAGGTCGCCGAGAACTACTATCGGGTTCCGACCGAGCGCATCAAGCGCTCCATGATCCTAGCGGGCGTATTCGGTCGCGTGCTTTCCGCGTACAACGACTTCCGAGGTCACGGCTACCACGGCGTCGGGCTCATCCGCAGCTACATCGGCTTGGACGTGGCAGCCGCGCGTGTTTTCGGTTTCACACGTTCATTCGGCGTGCAGGAACACCACTATCGCGGCGGTACCCACACGAACGAAAACTGGCAGCACGGCGTCATCGAATTCGAGAACGGTTCGGTCGGCGTGTTCAACTTCTCCAGCCTTTCGTACGGCTCGCCGCTGCGGCGGTACAACACGAGCAAGTTCTTCGGCGAGCGAGGGCTCTGCATCGGCGATGAGCCCGCAATCCTGAACGCCGAGGCGAACGACCGTCATCCGATCATCGTCAAGCGCCGCACGGATGTCGTCGACGGGGAGGAGGTGTTGGCGTCCCTCACGGCGAACACGTCGCCGCCCGTCGTATGGGAGAACCCGCTGCGCGGCTACAAGCTGAGCGACGGTCAACTCAGCGTCGCGTCGGAGATCATGAGCATCGTCACGGCGGTGCGCGAAGACACGGAACCGGAGTACGGCTACCTGAACGGTCGGATCGACCGCGAGATCGACCTCGCTATGTCACGGTCGTGGCAGTCGGGAGGTCAGGCGGTCGAACTGCCGCTGAGCGTTTGA
- a CDS encoding sugar phosphate isomerase/epimerase: MFRNLSPGAVGIPANLEQSLRYAKIGGFQGIDVPMGEARQIAEKDGVEAVQEMFSNAGIRMGSWGLPVNWRGSDKEYYESLARLPEQAEFAAELGCFRTATWVVGWSNDLTRQEQFDFLVRRFGLIAEILADYGHSIGLEFIGPHTSRKSARYGCVYTMDAMLAVCCAIGTGNVGLLLDAWHWYTCQSTITDVKQLVAEEVVYVHINDAPKGVDVLDQIDSVRDLPGATGVIDLVGFLQALDEIGYDGPVTPEPFHKGLNAMTDKDEAARTIGDALKGVWKAAGLDG, from the coding sequence ATGTTCCGAAATCTGAGCCCGGGAGCGGTGGGCATCCCCGCCAACCTCGAGCAGAGCCTTCGGTACGCGAAGATCGGCGGCTTCCAGGGCATTGACGTGCCGATGGGCGAGGCGCGCCAGATCGCCGAGAAAGACGGCGTCGAAGCCGTCCAGGAGATGTTCTCCAACGCGGGAATCCGCATGGGCTCCTGGGGTCTGCCAGTCAACTGGCGGGGCTCGGACAAGGAGTACTACGAGAGCCTGGCGCGGCTGCCCGAGCAGGCGGAGTTCGCGGCGGAGCTCGGGTGCTTCCGCACGGCGACGTGGGTGGTAGGATGGTCGAACGACCTGACGCGCCAGGAGCAGTTCGATTTCCTCGTGCGTCGATTCGGTTTGATCGCTGAAATCCTCGCCGACTACGGGCACTCCATCGGGCTCGAGTTCATCGGACCGCATACGTCGCGCAAGAGTGCCCGCTACGGATGCGTCTACACGATGGACGCCATGCTTGCCGTCTGCTGCGCCATCGGAACCGGCAACGTGGGCCTCCTGCTCGATGCCTGGCACTGGTACACCTGCCAGAGCACGATCACGGACGTCAAGCAGCTCGTCGCCGAGGAGGTCGTCTACGTCCACATCAACGACGCTCCGAAGGGGGTGGACGTCCTCGATCAGATCGACAGCGTGCGCGACCTTCCCGGAGCCACCGGCGTCATCGATCTGGTCGGTTTCCTCCAAGCGCTCGACGAGATCGGCTATGACGGTCCCGTCACGCCGGAGCCGTTCCACAAGGGACTGAACGCGATGACCGACAAGGACGAAGCCGCGCGGACCATCGGCGACGCGCTCAAGGGCGTCTGGAAAGCCGCCGGGCTCGACGGCTAG